The following are encoded together in the Sulfurimonas sp. genome:
- a CDS encoding type Z 30S ribosomal protein S14: MAKKSMIVKAAREPKFKVRGYTRCQICGRPHSVLRDFGICRVCFRKMANEGLIPGVRKSSW; this comes from the coding sequence ATGGCTAAGAAATCAATGATTGTTAAAGCAGCAAGAGAGCCAAAGTTTAAAGTTCGCGGTTATACAAGATGTCAGATTTGCGGTCGTCCTCACTCTGTTCTTCGTGACTTCGGAATATGCCGTGTATGTTTTAGAAAAATGGCAAACGAGGGATTAATCCCAGGTGTTAGAAAGTCTTCTTGGTAA